One Pseudomonas fluorescens genomic region harbors:
- a CDS encoding DUF6021 family protein, translating into MADSSTPKGPHSSEHSSGDDLGFDPDSPDLDDPQVDPVGPAKAPQDVEPGEDSKKPAKPYDPLADLKP; encoded by the coding sequence ATGGCAGATTCCTCAACACCGAAAGGTCCGCACTCGTCCGAGCATTCGTCTGGCGATGATCTGGGATTCGATCCGGATTCGCCGGACCTCGACGATCCGCAAGTCGATCCGGTCGGTCCTGCGAAGGCACCGCAAGATGTCGAGCCCGGTGAAGATTCGAAAAAACCGGCCAAGCCCTACGATCCGTTAGCCGATCTGAAACCTTGA